GGCAGCCCGCGGCCGTCGCTCGCCGCGATGTTCGCGCGCACGTGGCGCGGGTTGCTCATGCCGGGGATGATGGTCGCGACGCGCGGCTCGGAGAGGATGAACCGCAGCGCCATCTCCGGCATCGTCATCCCCTTCGGCACGAGCGGGCGCAGCGCCTCCACGCGGTCCACCGTCGGGTGGAGGTTCTCGGGGACGAAGTACAGGTTGCGCCAGTCGCCTTCGGGCCACCGCGACTCCTTCGTCAGCGTGCCGGTGAGCGACCCCTCGTCGAACGGCACGCGCGCGATCACCGCGACGTCGAGCTCCGCGCACAGCGGGAACAGCTCGTCCTCCGGCGCCTGGTCGAAGACGTTGTAGATCACCTGCACCGCGTCGACGAGCCCCGTGCGCAGCGTCTCGACGACGTTCGTCGGCTCCCACCGGTTCACGCTCACGCCGACGCCGCCGATCAGCCGCTCGCGCTTCAGGTCGTCCATCGCGCGCTGCCACCGATCATCGCGCGCCCACGCGTCGTCCCACACGTGGAACTGGAGCAGATCGACGCGTGGCAGGCCGAGGTTCTCGAGCGTCTTCTCGGCGTACGCGCGGATGTGGTCGGGCGGGAACACGTCGTCGAGCGGCACGCCGGGCCGCGCGGGCCACTGCTCGTTCTTCGGCGGGATC
This DNA window, taken from Gemmatirosa kalamazoonensis, encodes the following:
- a CDS encoding aldo/keto reductase yields the protein MHYRRFGRLGWDVSEVGCGMWGMVAWSGADDTRASDALDEAVRLGCNFFDTAWAYAAGRSERLLGRLVRRHPGKQLYTASKIPPKNEQWPARPGVPLDDVFPPDHIRAYAEKTLENLGLPRVDLLQFHVWDDAWARDDRWQRAMDDLKRERLIGGVGVSVNRWEPTNVVETLRTGLVDAVQVIYNVFDQAPEDELFPLCAELDVAVIARVPFDEGSLTGTLTKESRWPEGDWRNLYFVPENLHPTVDRVEALRPLVPKGMTMPEMALRFILSEPRVATIIPGMSNPRHVRANIAASDGRGLPNGVRDALRSHRWDRTPTAWSH